The following nucleotide sequence is from Candidatus Palauibacter australiensis.
CCTACATCACGAACGAGGGTGGTCTCCCCCAACTCGAACTCATCGAGACCTACGGCGGCGGCCGGCGGCGAATCGAGATCGGAGAGCGCACCTACGCGGGGCCGACGGGCATGCTCTCGGTCACGGTGCGCACGGACGCGAGCGGACGGGATCCGGTGCCGGCGCGCGTCACGCTCCTCGGGCCGGACGGCAAGTACCACGCCCCGCCCGACGAGTACGCCCGCATCGGCCAGCGCGGGCGCTACCCCGCCTTCCACACCGACGGGACGTTCACGGTCGCGCTCCCGCCGGGCGAAGCGGACCTCACCATCGTGAAGGGCTTCGAGATCGAGCCGCAGCGCATGAAGGTGGCGATCGAGGCCGATGCCACGGTCGAACTGGCGGTCACGCTGCACCGGTTCGCGGACCTCTCGGCGGACGGCTGGCACAACGGCTCTACGCACGTCCACATGAACTACGCGGGCAACCTCCACAACTCGCTCGAGAACCTGATGTTCATGTCCGCGGCGGAGGACCAGGACATCGTGAACGAGCAGGTGGCGAACAAGGACAACCGGATCCTGGACCACCAGTTCTTCGTGCCCGGGGGCGGCGAGCACCCGGTGTCGGCGGAGATGGAGGACATGGTCGTCATCGTGGGGCAGGAGTACCGGCCGCCGTTCTACGGACACGTGTTCATGTTCGGGATGCGCGACCACCTCATCTCGCCCTTCACGACGGGATACGAGGGGACTGCGATCGAGAGCCTGTATCCGTCGAACACGGACATGATGCGGAAGGCGAAGGACCAGGGGGCGACGACGGGCTACGTCCACCCCTACTTCGGCGACGTGGACCCGCTCACGTTCGGGCTGATGGGTGGGAAGGGGTTCATGGTCGACGCCGTGCTGGGGACGAGTGACGCGCTCGAATGGTCCACGGCCGAGCGGGCCGGCTTCTTTCCGCTCTACGCGCTGTGGAGCAACGATGTGCGGGTGTGCGCGACCGGCGGGGAGGACTCGATCAGCAACCTGCACGCCACGCCGCTGGTGGGCGCCATGCGGACATACGTACGTCCGCCGGACGGGCGCCTGACGGCCGATGGGTGGTTCGAGGGCCTCCGCGGCGCCGCGGCGTTCGTGACCAACGGGCCGCTCGTCGAACTCACGGTAAACGGGGAGATCCCGGGTTCCGTCCTAGATCTGGGCGCGGACGCGACGAGCGTGGAGGTGGTGGCCAGCGTGCGGTCGATCGTGCCGCTGACGCGCGCCTGGCTCGTGCGTGACGGCGAGGATGCCCTCGAACTCGAACTCTCGGAGGACCGCATGTCGGCCTCGTTCTCGGGCGACGTCGGGATCGACGGAAGTGGCTGGATTCACCTGCGGGCGGAGGGAGAGCCAGAGGAACGGTTCCCGCTCGACGCGGCCTATCCGCAGGGGTTCACGAACCCCGTCTGGTTCACGGTCGGAGGCGAAGCGATCCGCGACGCCGCCGGGGCGCAGTACGGCCTCGACTGGATCGACGAACTCGAACGCCAGGCGCGGGAATGGCCCGGCTGGCGGTCGCAGTCGGAGCAGGACCACGTCTACGCCCAGTTCGACGATGCCCGCGACGTGTACCGGCGGCTGCTGGCCGAAGCCGGCGGCACGGGTGGCGAGTGAGCGGCGGAATGCGACCTGTCGGGAAGGACGGATCGAAATGCCGAAGCCGAAGCTGACGCTACTCTCCCTCGCGCTCCTGGTGGCCTGCGGCGATTCCGGGGACCGACCGGCCACCGGCGCTACCGGAACGCTCGAAGGTCCGGACGTGATCCTGAACGCCGTGGCCGAGGAGGCTTTCACGGTCGGGTCGGCTACGGGCGACGGCTGGGACACCTTCGGCAGCGTCAGGTCCGTCCACTTCGACGCC
It contains:
- a CDS encoding CehA/McbA family metallohydrolase, whose amino-acid sequence is MTGEPGLLESASARPVAPLLAEEPPPPFGAYPGVRHGGNYMHNYYLPPAPGTTPWFPSWSPDGESIAVGMAGSVWEVDVETGDATELTRGGTYHSSPSYSPDGRWIAYTADYGGERIQLEILDTETGETRALTDDRFVYADPVFSPDGTRLAYVSSAPNGHFNVYIRDVADGDWAGPEIAVTNDNSYGNNRLYFGPMDMYISPAWMPDGDELLLVSNRDVPLGSGNVIRVPARADGILEAQTVLREQTLYRTRPDVSLHGRRFVYSSTAGAADQFNNLYVQPTTGGEPYKLTFFEHDAFHPRWSPDGETIAYITNEGGLPQLELIETYGGGRRRIEIGERTYAGPTGMLSVTVRTDASGRDPVPARVTLLGPDGKYHAPPDEYARIGQRGRYPAFHTDGTFTVALPPGEADLTIVKGFEIEPQRMKVAIEADATVELAVTLHRFADLSADGWHNGSTHVHMNYAGNLHNSLENLMFMSAAEDQDIVNEQVANKDNRILDHQFFVPGGGEHPVSAEMEDMVVIVGQEYRPPFYGHVFMFGMRDHLISPFTTGYEGTAIESLYPSNTDMMRKAKDQGATTGYVHPYFGDVDPLTFGLMGGKGFMVDAVLGTSDALEWSTAERAGFFPLYALWSNDVRVCATGGEDSISNLHATPLVGAMRTYVRPPDGRLTADGWFEGLRGAAAFVTNGPLVELTVNGEIPGSVLDLGADATSVEVVASVRSIVPLTRAWLVRDGEDALELELSEDRMSASFSGDVGIDGSGWIHLRAEGEPEERFPLDAAYPQGFTNPVWFTVGGEAIRDAAGAQYGLDWIDELERQAREWPGWRSQSEQDHVYAQFDDARDVYRRLLAEAGGTGGE